The genomic window CATTAGTCAATCCATGTTTTGTAGCTGAAGTTTTATCTAAATCTACCCAAGATTACGACAGAGGCGAAAAATTTGCCGCTTATCGTACCATTAATAGCTTTCGCGAATATCTCCTCATCAATCAATACACCATTCACGTAGAACACTGCGTTAAAACTGCCCCTAATCAGTGGCTTTTGTCAGAATACGACGATGCTAGCGCTACTTTGTCTTTCAATACCTTTGAGTTTTCAATTCAAATTGCCGATCTGTATGAAAATATCGAATTCACTAGCCTTTAAGCTACTTTGTCTGGAAATTACATCTATCCTTTCTCTCCTCCCTTCTTCCCTCTTCCTTGTTCCTTCTTCCCTCTTCAACAATAAAAACTTTGCCACTCAGCCCCAGAGAGGCTAAACTCGACATATCGATTCGCTCAGCTTCAGAATGTCCGAACCGCTAATCGAACTAAAAGGTGTGAGTAAATCATTTGGGAGCAAGGTTGTTTTAGACAATTTTGACCTCAAAATTTACAAAGGAGAGGCTCTAGTCATTATTGGTCCATCTGGGACTGGTAAGTCCACTATTTTGCGCTTAATTGCTGGATTACTAGCCCCAGATACTGGAGAAATTTATATCCAAGGACAAAAACGACAGGGATTGATTGAAGATGCTCAAGACCCCATTTTTATTGGCATGGTATTTCAGCAAGCTGCTTTATTTGACTCTTTGACAGTCGAAGAGAATGTAGGATTTATGCTGTTTGAACGTTCTCGCTTATCGAGGCGGAAAATCAGAGAACTAGTCACTCAAAAGCTGGAAATGGTCGGGTTATCGGGGGTTAATCAGCGCTATCCAGCCGAACTTTCGGGAGGGATGCGGAAGCGAGTCAGTTTTGCTCGCGCGATCATGGCTAATCCAGATAATCCTCAAGACAACCCAGAGGTTTTATTGTATGATGAGCCAACCGCCGGACTTGACCCCATCGCCTCTACTGTCATTGAAGATTTAGTGCGAGATTTACAGCATACTGACGGTGGTTGCGGTACTTACGTCATGGTGACTCACCAAGATAGTACAATTAGGCGAACCGCAGATCGGATCGTCTTTTTGTTTCAAGGAAAAGTTCAGTGGGAAGGTCAAGTTAGCGAGATTGAAACAAGTGATAATCCCTTAGTTAGACAGTTCTTCACTGGTAGCTTAATTGGACCAATTCCCGTGATTGGTTAAACTTTTAGACAATATGTTTCCTACTAGCTCAATCAAACTCAACCATCAGCTATAAAATTAGGGGGGAGTCATGCGATCGCGTGCCATAAGAGAAGGTTCTGTAGGATTGCTCATTTTGCTAGGATTGGCGACTTTTGGCGGTATATTCCTTTGGTTGAGAGGTTTTAGTGTCGGAAAAGAAAGCTATCAAGCTATAGTCCAGTTTAGCGATATCGCCGGAATGCAAGAAGGTGCGGCGGTGCGTTATCGGGGCGTTCAGGTGGGTAATATTACCAAAATTGCCCCTGGCTCCAATGGAGTAGAAGTTACAATTGAGATTGCGCCATCTAGCTTAAGAATACCTCGCGAATTGTTAATTGAAGCCAACCAATCTGGTTTAGTTGGGGAAACTTCGATTGATATCAGACCCCTCAATAAAGTACCCATTTTAGGAGAAACCCCGAATCCTTTTGACTCCGAGTGCGAGGCTCAAAAAATTATAGTTTGCAACGATACTCGTCTCAAAGGTCAAATTGGGGTCAGTTTATACGATTTACTCCGCAATACTACTATTTTAGCTGAAGCTTACAGTAATCCCAAATTTACTGCGAACTTAAATACTGCCACTCAAAATGCCGCCCTCGCTACCTTAGAAATAGCCAAACTCAGTCGCGAATTTACGCTACTTTCTACAGATCTGAGAAAAGAATTAAAAACCTTTTCTTCATCAGCTAATTCTATTGCTAATTCTGCCAATCAAACAGCTAATCAAGCTAGTTTAACATTAGGTCAAGTCTCTAAAACTGCTAATCAATTTGGCAATACAGCTACAGAGTTTAGTAATACTGCTAATCAGTTTAATCGAGCCGCGAATGAAATAGCAATTACGGCTAATAAATTTGGGACAACACCAGATCGATTAAATCAAACTATTAGTCGTTTTGATAATACTGCCAGTGACATCAACAGTACTATTAATAAACTAGGAAATACTGCTACTCAAGTAGGAGATACTGTTGCTCAGTATAAAGGCACTGCGGCTAAATTTAATGAATTAGCTACTTCTCTTAATAGTTTGATTGCTGAAAATCGCACAACCTTAACTAGTACTTTGAACAATTTCAATCAAACCAGTCAAGAATTAAATAATACTTTAGTAGCTTTAAGACCAACTTTGACAGAGTTTAGTACTACTCTGACTAAAGTTAATAGTGGCGAATTAGTTAAAAATTTAGAAACTCTTTCAGCTAATGCGGCTCAAACTTCGGCTAACTTTCGCGATCTAACTAATAATCTCAACGATCCCAAAAACTTAATTTTATTGCAACAAACCCTTGATTCAGCTAGATCTACCATGCAAAACTTGCAAAAAATCACTTCAGATGTAGATGAATTAACTGGCGATCCAGCTTTTCGAGATAACCTGAGAAACTTAGTTAACGGGTTAGGAAAACTAGTTTCTTCGACTGAAAACTTGCAAAAACAAGTTGAAGTTGGACAAAACTTAGAAAGACTCAATTATCAGATGAAATACACAGCTACTAGATATCCCCAATTCACTCCTCAAATTTCATCTCAACCATCTAACTCACAAGCTTTGGAATAAGTAGAAATACAAAAAAAGACGGAGCTTGTGCCACGTCTTGCGGTTAAACTGAAATTATGGGTTTGGTTTAAGACTACATCATGCCACCCATGCCACCCATGCCGCCCATGCCACCCATACCACTCATATCAGGTGCAGCAGCTTTCTTTTC from Merismopedia glauca CCAP 1448/3 includes these protein-coding regions:
- a CDS encoding ABC transporter ATP-binding protein, which encodes MSEPLIELKGVSKSFGSKVVLDNFDLKIYKGEALVIIGPSGTGKSTILRLIAGLLAPDTGEIYIQGQKRQGLIEDAQDPIFIGMVFQQAALFDSLTVEENVGFMLFERSRLSRRKIRELVTQKLEMVGLSGVNQRYPAELSGGMRKRVSFARAIMANPDNPQDNPEVLLYDEPTAGLDPIASTVIEDLVRDLQHTDGGCGTYVMVTHQDSTIRRTADRIVFLFQGKVQWEGQVSEIETSDNPLVRQFFTGSLIGPIPVIG
- a CDS encoding MlaD family protein, with the translated sequence MRSRAIREGSVGLLILLGLATFGGIFLWLRGFSVGKESYQAIVQFSDIAGMQEGAAVRYRGVQVGNITKIAPGSNGVEVTIEIAPSSLRIPRELLIEANQSGLVGETSIDIRPLNKVPILGETPNPFDSECEAQKIIVCNDTRLKGQIGVSLYDLLRNTTILAEAYSNPKFTANLNTATQNAALATLEIAKLSREFTLLSTDLRKELKTFSSSANSIANSANQTANQASLTLGQVSKTANQFGNTATEFSNTANQFNRAANEIAITANKFGTTPDRLNQTISRFDNTASDINSTINKLGNTATQVGDTVAQYKGTAAKFNELATSLNSLIAENRTTLTSTLNNFNQTSQELNNTLVALRPTLTEFSTTLTKVNSGELVKNLETLSANAAQTSANFRDLTNNLNDPKNLILLQQTLDSARSTMQNLQKITSDVDELTGDPAFRDNLRNLVNGLGKLVSSTENLQKQVEVGQNLERLNYQMKYTATRYPQFTPQISSQPSNSQALE